Genomic window (Ignavibacteriota bacterium):
CGACGCCTACGCGGTGGCCGAGGCGAACAGCGCGGCCGACGCCTGGAAGGTGCTGCGACGCAGACAGGTGGATGTGGTGCTGATGGACATTTCGCTGCGTGGAAAAAAAACCGGCATCGATCTCACACGCGAGATCCGTTCGTCGGATCGTTTCGGCGCGCTTCCCGTTATAGCGCTCACGGCTCACGCCTTCCCGACCGACCGCGACGAGTGTATCGCGGCGGGCTGCAACGACTTCATCGCCAAACCGGCGGGCAAGGCGTTGCTGCTCGATTCGCTGGAGCGCCTGCTCGCGACGCGCGAGGACTAGGGGAGCGGTGGGAACGGTGCGTGCCGGAGCGGGGCGCGTTGTTTTCATGTCCGTGAATTGCTAGGTTACATCGATGCACCACGCGTGTATCGCCCCCATCCCTCACACCAAAACCGCTCCCCCATGATCCGCACTCTGTCGCTCCTCGGCCTCTGCGCCTGCTGTCTGTTTGTGTCGTTTTCCTGCGCTCCGAAGGAGGGGAAAAAAACGACGAAGGTGATCGGTGTGTCGCTGCTGAATCGCGGACATCTCTTCTACAAGGATCTGGAGGAAGGCCTGATCCGCGAGGCCGAGAAGTCGGGCTACGAACTGATCGTCACATCCGCCGACTTTGATCTCGGCAAACAGATCTCGCAGATCGAGGATTTTGTCGCGCGCAAAGTGGATGCGATAGTGTTGTGTCCCGTGGACTCGCGCGGTGTGGGTCCGGGTGTACTCACCGCCACGCAGGCGGGCATCCCCGTGTTTACGGCCGACATCGCCGCCGAAAACGCGCCCGTGGTGTGCCACATCGCATCCGACAACGTGGCGGGCGGCCGTCTTGCGGGCGAGTACATGGCGAAAATGCTGGGCGGCAAGGGTGCGGTGGCAATCATCAATCAGCCGGTGGTGACGTCCGTGCTCGACCGCGTGCAGGGCTTCCGCGACGTGCTCGCGCAGTATCCCGGCATCACCGTGGTGGCCGACGTCAACGGGCAGGGCGTGCGCGACCGCGCGCTGCAGGCCGCGGCCGACGTACTGCAGGCGCAGCAGGGCCTGCGCGGCATCTTCGGCATCAACGACGACTCGGCGCTCGGCGCGCTCGACGCATGTGAGCAGTTCCGCCGCAGCGACCTCGTGATCGTGGGCTACGATGCAACGCCGCCCGCGCGCGACGCCATTCTGCGCGGATCACCGCTCAAGGCCGACGTGGTGCAGTATCCCGATAAAATCGGCAGCGCGACCATCGAGATGATACGCAAACATTTTGCAGGCGAGACCGTGCCGAAAGTGTTTCCGGTGGAAGTGGGACTGGTGGACGCCGCGCAGCTTGCCGCGACAAAATGAACGGATTGAAACGCGGGCGGGAAAACATGCGTGTATCGGATTTGCGCGCAGCGGAGCGGTGAGTGACACGCGCCGGTGAGAACGCGGCCGTGCCTCTGCTTTCGATGCAGGGCATCGGGAAGAGTTATCCCGGCGTGCGCGCGCTCGACGACGTACACATCGATCTGTACGCGGGCGAAATTCACTGCCTGGTGGGGGAGAACGGCGCGGGGAAATCGACATTGATGGGCATACTGTCCGGCGGCATTGTGCGCACCGCGGGCAGCATCCGTTTTGAAGGGCGCGAGGCGAGTATCGATTCGCCCGCCGCATCGCAGCGGCTCGGCATCGGCATGATCCATCAGGAATCGCGGCTGGTGCCCGCATTGAGTGTGGCCGAGAACATGCTGCTGGGCGACGAACCACGCAGCGCGGGATTTTTTATCGATCGATCCGTCTTGCGGACGCGCGCGCGCGCGGCCCTGGAATTACTGGGCGAGGAATTCGATCCCGACTGTCCCGTCGAGCGACTCGGAAGCGCGGAACGGCAGATCGTGGAAATCGCCAAGGCCCTGACGCGTGACTTGCGTGTGCTGGTGCTCGACGAACCGACCGCGGCCCTGACCGAGCGCGAGAAGACCCGCCTCTTCGGCATACTGCGGGCACTGCGTGAAAAGGGCACGGGCATCTTTTACATCTCGCACCGCCTCGAGGAAATTTTCGAAATCGGCGACCGTATCACCGTGCTGCGCGACGGCCGTGTGGTGGCGGGCAGTGCCGTGGCCGATGCGGACCGCCCCCGCCTCATCCGCTGGATGGTGGGCCGCGACATCGAACAGGAATATCCGAAGGAAAGTGTCGAGGCCGGCGCCGAACTGCTTGTGCTCGACACCGTGTCCACCGCCACACTGCGCGACATCTCGTTCACGCTGAAAGAGGGCGAGGTGCTGGGTGTGGCGGGACTCATCGGCAGCGGCAAACTGGAACTGTCGCGTCTGTTGTACGGCGTCGAACCCGGACTCTCCGGATCCATGACGCTCGGCGGACGGTCCTACGCGCCCAGAACGCCCGCTGCCGCGCTGCAGGCGGGTCTCGCGCTGTTGACCGAGGACCGCAACACCCTCGGCGTATTCCCGAATCTGCCCGTGCGCGCAAACATCACCATCAGCACGCTCACACGCCACGTGCGCGGACGCCTGCTGCGCGCCTCGCTCGAAGACGCGGCGGCGCGGGCGGCCAGCGAAAGATATCGGATCAAACCCTCCGATATAGAATCGCCGGTCACCGCCCTGAGCGGCGGGAACCGGCAGAAAGTGGTACTCGCTCGCGCGATGGAGACCGAGGCGCGTGTGCTCGTGTTTCACGAGCCGACCGCGGGAGTGGACGTGGGCGCGAAGTTCGAGATCTACACACACATCGTGTCGCTCGCGCGCGCGGGCAAGGGCGTGGTGATGATCTCGTCGGATCTGCCCGAACTGCTCGGCATGTGCGACCGTGTGCTGGTGTTGAGCAGGGGACGTGTGGCGGGCACGCTCGAGCGGGCCGAGGCCACGCAGGAAACCGTGATGGCGCTCGCCACGCGCACATTCGAGGACGGACGGACATGAACGACACCACACGCGCGGCGCGCCTGGGCGCCCTCGTCAGCCGCTACGGCATCGCCGTGGCCTTCCTGCTCGAGGTGCTGATCTTTGTGCAGCTCACGCCCTATTTCCTCACGGCGGACAATCTGTTGAACGTGTCCCTGCAGGCCTCGATCAACGCGATCATCGCGGCGGGCATGACGTTTGTGATTCTCACGGCGGGCATCGATCTGTCCGTGGGCTCCGTGGTCGCGCTTGCGGGCATCGTTGCCGCAAGTGTGTGCAAGATCGACCTGCCGTTCCCGATGAACCTCGCGCTGGGCATCGCGGCGGGCACGGCCTTCGGCGCTGTGTCGGGCTTCGCCGCGGGCGGCATCGTGACACGATTCCGTATCACGCCGTTCATCGCGACTCTTGCGCTGATGACCGTGTGGCGCGGCCTGGCGTTTGTATGGACCGACGGACGTCCCGTATGGGAACTGCCACAGGAGTTTGCGCAGATAGGCAGCGGACGCCTCGCAGGCATCCCCGTGCCCGCACTGATCATGGTGCTCGTATTCGTTGTGTCGCATGTGGTGCTGACACGCACCCGCTTCGGGCGTTACGTGTACGCCGTGGGTGGCAACGAGGAAGCCGCGCGTCTTGCGGGTCTGTCGCCCGCGCGTATTCTCACCGCCGTGTACGCGGTCAGCGGCACACTCGCCGCGGTGAGCGGCGTGTTGCTCGCCTCGCGCATGAACTCGGGTCAGCCCAACGCGGGCATCATGTACGAACTCGACGCCATCGCCGCCGTCGTGGTCGGCGGCACCAGTCTGCAGGGCGGCCGCGGCACGATGATCGGCACCATCATCGGCGCGCTCCTCATCGCCGTCCTCCGCAACGGCCTGAATCTGCTGAACGTATCGAGCTACCTCCAGCAGGTGATCGTAGGGGTGGTGATTGTACTCGCCACGATGCTGGATCGGAGGAGGAACTAGGATCTAGGAGCTTAGGATCTAGGATCTAGGATTTGGGAGACGGGAGTGAACGGAGACAGGAGAACAGCAACAGGGAGAAGGGGAGGTGGGGAGGTTTTATAAACGCGTGACCGCCACGCTGTGTCACGCTGAGTCCCCTACACTGACTTCGTCTGACTCATTTGGGAGGTGACATCCAGAAATGTCATTGGCAGCGAAGTCGAAGGGTGGCACGGCGGCGGTGTTTCGTAGTGGTGTGAAGGCGTAAAGACGTGAAGGCGTAAAGACGTGAAGGCGTAAAGACGGGAAGGCGTGAAGGCGTAAAGGCGTAAAGGGGTAAAGACGGGAAGGCGTGAAGGCGTAATGACGCACGACTCCAGCCCGGAGCGCAGCGGAGGGCGGCACATGCTAGCCCCGGGCGAAGCCCGGGGTCATGGGCGCAAGGCGAATTGAGTGAGCCCGGAGCGCAGCGGAGGGCGGCACATGTCCGGGAGGTGAAGGCGAATTCATCACGGTGGTTGCGTCGGGAATGTGTGCCTGGTTTCCGGTGGCAGCATGGATATGCCGCTTTTTCGGTCAGCGCCTTGGCAGTACCCACACTGCGGTACTATATCCGGAATCTAAAGGAGCACTATCGAAAGATGAGTTACAGGGAGGAGGTGGAGTTTCTCTTTCGACGATATGGCATAGACAATGGCGGACGGTTCTTCTCGGATGTTGACGAAGTGAATCCCGTTTTATGCCAAAAGTCGAGGCACGACAGAACCACTCCACAGGTCAGAGATTCGCTTGTGCCGCCCTCCGCTTCGCTCCGGGCTCATTACACGCAGGGCGTGCGCGTCACCCCGGGCTTCGCCCGGGGCTAGCATGTGCCGCCCTCCGCTTCGCTCCGGGCTGGGTTCCATACGTCGTCGAAAACCCTCCCTCTGTTGAAGTCACATGCTGAGATGTCATTGGCAGCTTGTCGAAGCGCGACGGAACGTGTAACGTGGATACGCGTAACGTATTAACAGGAGGAACGGAGGTAACGGAGGTTTTATAAACGCGCGGCGCAGCGCTGTGCTGTTGCACGTCGTGCCGTTCCCGCGGGCCTTGGGGGGAGTTACGTGGATACGTGTCACATAATCACAGGAGGAACGGAGGTAACGAAGGTTTAATAAACGCGCGGCAGTGCTCCACTGTTGCACGTCGTGCCGTTCCCGCGGGCCGGGCGCAGTAGGCACGTGTTACGTGGATACGTGTAACGTGTAACGTCTTCTACCTTGCTACCTTGCTGCCTTCCACGCCCAGTAGATCCGTTTCCCGTGGGAACGGAAGACGTGTAACGTGGATACGTGTTACGTGTAACGTCTTCTACTTTGCTACCTTGCTACTTTCCACGCCCAGTAGATCCGTTTCCCGTGGGAACGTAAAACGAATAACGTAACCTCATGCTAGCCGAGCGATCCCACCGCTGCCTCAACGGCGTCGAGGATTTCGCAGGAGCGGACGACGTGCTGCATAGTGGTGTGGTCGGGGTAGAGGGGGCGGTCGGTGTCGAGGTGGGCGACGTGGCGGCGGACGATGGCTTTGGCGGCGCGGACGCCGAGGCCGGGCGTGAAGTCGCGGAAGTCGAGGGCCTGCGCGGCGGCGATGAACTCGATGCCGAGCACGCCGCAGGCGTTGTCGACGATCTGTGCGTTTTTGATGGCGGTGTTCATGCCCATCGAGACGAAGTCCTCCTGGTCGGCCGCGGCGGGGATGGACTGTATCGACGCGGGCGCGGAGAGTATGCGCTGCTCGACGATGAGGGAATCGGCGGTGTACTGGCTGAGCATGAGGCCCGAGAACATGCCCGCGCCCTTTGTGAGGAAGGCGGGGAGTCCGACGCTGAGCGCGGGATTGAGCAGGCGGTTGAGGCGGCGCTCCGAGAGCACACACACCATGGTCATCGCCGCGCCGGCCATGTCCATCGGCAGCGCCACGGGTGTGCCCTGGAAGTTGGCGCCGGTCAGGGTCAGATTCGATTCGGGCAGGAATATCGGATTGTCGCCCACGCCGTTGAGTTCGATCTCGACCTGTTTCCACGCATGCGCGATGGCGTCGTGTGCGGCGCCTATCACCTGCGGCGTCGAACGCATCGAGTAGGCGTCCTGCACCTTTGTCTTGATCTTGCCGGTCTGCAGATCGCTGCCCTCGATACACTTGCGTATCGCGGCCGCGCTGCGCACCGCGCCCGCAAAGCCGCGCAGCTCGTGCAGGCGCGTGTCGTAGGGTTTGAGGTTGGCCAGCAGACCCTCGAGCGACATCGCCGTGGCGATCTCGGCCTGTTTCAGCAGGCGGTTCATGTCGTACAGATGTATGGCGCTCATCGCGGTGAGCAGGTTCGAGCCGTTGATGGTTGCGAGTCCGTCGCGCGCGTGTAAGCCGGGAATGGGGATGCCCGCGCGCTCCATCGCCACACGCGACGGCAGGCGCTCGCCCTTGTACCAGGCCTCGCCTTCACCCATCATCAGCAGCGCCACCTGCGACATCGGCGCAAGGTCGCCGCAGGCGCCCACGGATCCCTTCTGGCACACCACCGGCGTCACACCGGCGTTTAACAGCGCCACCAGCGTCTCGGTGATCTCGGGCCGGCAGCCCGAGTTGCCGTGTGCGTGCACGTTGATACGTCCGGCCATGGCGCCGCGCACGTATTCGATGGGCGCGGGTTCGCCGATGCCCGCGGCGTGATTGTAGATGAGGTATTTCTGGAACTCCTGCACCTGCTCGTCGTTGAGCACAATCTCCGAGAATTCCCCGATGCCCGTGTTGATGCCGTACATGATTTCGTGTGCCTCGATCTTGGCATCCAGCATGGCGCGGCAGGCGGCGATGCGTCCGCGCGCGGCGGTATCGAGCACTACTTCTTCATTGTGACGCGCGATGGCGACGAGCTGGTCGATCGTGAGATGGGAACCGTCGATGACGATGGACATAGGTGCTTTCCTGTGTAGTGTGGAGGAGGGGGTCCAGAGGAATGGTGTTCAAATATTGCGGCAATTTCGTTATCCACCAAACTGCGTATGAACGCTCCCACGCTCGCAGGATCCACTGTGTGTCTCCTTCTTTCTTTTGTACGGAACAAAAGAAAGAAGCAAAGAAAAATCCGCGGCTTCGGAAAATTCCGGCCAAAATCTCGCGTCGGCTCGCGGCGGATGCAAACTCGTCCCGATCCTCCTGCGTCGGATCGGTCCTCAAACAGGCATCCGCCTTGTGCTCGCCTCTCGCGGATTTTGTCTCGTAATTTTCCTAATGCCGATTTTGGGTCTGCACAAAGCGGTGCGCTGGGCGGTAGGCCGTGAGGTTGTGGCCGTGTGTGTTTTGTTGCAAGGTGGACATGTAGCAAAGTGAACCTGTCACACGTGCCACCGCTTTCGACTTTGCTACCTTGCTACTTTCCACACATCGCAGACCGTGCACACGTGGTATGTACACACGTTCATACGATCAATTACATGTCACGTTTGCAATGTTAGCGCAGAAGGATGAAGGTCCGATTCAGTGGCGCGTGTTTGCCGGCAATCGAGAGGTTGTATATCCCTGCCGGAAAGGTATCGAGCCGTGCTTCATCAAGGGTGAAGGTGGTGATGCCGGCTGAAATATCCTTCACGGTTTGGTACACCACTCGTCCGAGTTGATCGACCATGCTGACGGTCGCTTGGTAGTGGGTGTCGGATGACACGGAAACGAGACTCCCGCTCCGCACCGGATTGGGGAAGATATGCATGTCGGGCGATGCTGCGACGTGGTGTTCCACGCCGGTGGGCGCA
Coding sequences:
- a CDS encoding substrate-binding domain-containing protein, whose protein sequence is MIRTLSLLGLCACCLFVSFSCAPKEGKKTTKVIGVSLLNRGHLFYKDLEEGLIREAEKSGYELIVTSADFDLGKQISQIEDFVARKVDAIVLCPVDSRGVGPGVLTATQAGIPVFTADIAAENAPVVCHIASDNVAGGRLAGEYMAKMLGGKGAVAIINQPVVTSVLDRVQGFRDVLAQYPGITVVADVNGQGVRDRALQAAADVLQAQQGLRGIFGINDDSALGALDACEQFRRSDLVIVGYDATPPARDAILRGSPLKADVVQYPDKIGSATIEMIRKHFAGETVPKVFPVEVGLVDAAQLAATK
- a CDS encoding sugar ABC transporter ATP-binding protein, with amino-acid sequence MQGIGKSYPGVRALDDVHIDLYAGEIHCLVGENGAGKSTLMGILSGGIVRTAGSIRFEGREASIDSPAASQRLGIGMIHQESRLVPALSVAENMLLGDEPRSAGFFIDRSVLRTRARAALELLGEEFDPDCPVERLGSAERQIVEIAKALTRDLRVLVLDEPTAALTEREKTRLFGILRALREKGTGIFYISHRLEEIFEIGDRITVLRDGRVVAGSAVADADRPRLIRWMVGRDIEQEYPKESVEAGAELLVLDTVSTATLRDISFTLKEGEVLGVAGLIGSGKLELSRLLYGVEPGLSGSMTLGGRSYAPRTPAAALQAGLALLTEDRNTLGVFPNLPVRANITISTLTRHVRGRLLRASLEDAAARAASERYRIKPSDIESPVTALSGGNRQKVVLARAMETEARVLVFHEPTAGVDVGAKFEIYTHIVSLARAGKGVVMISSDLPELLGMCDRVLVLSRGRVAGTLERAEATQETVMALATRTFEDGRT
- the rbsC gene encoding ribose ABC transporter permease (functions to transport ribose at high affinity; forms a complex with RbsA2C2B), with the protein product MNDTTRAARLGALVSRYGIAVAFLLEVLIFVQLTPYFLTADNLLNVSLQASINAIIAAGMTFVILTAGIDLSVGSVVALAGIVAASVCKIDLPFPMNLALGIAAGTAFGAVSGFAAGGIVTRFRITPFIATLALMTVWRGLAFVWTDGRPVWELPQEFAQIGSGRLAGIPVPALIMVLVFVVSHVVLTRTRFGRYVYAVGGNEEAARLAGLSPARILTAVYAVSGTLAAVSGVLLASRMNSGQPNAGIMYELDAIAAVVVGGTSLQGGRGTMIGTIIGALLIAVLRNGLNLLNVSSYLQQVIVGVVIVLATMLDRRRN
- a CDS encoding aromatic amino acid lyase, with the translated sequence MSIVIDGSHLTIDQLVAIARHNEEVVLDTAARGRIAACRAMLDAKIEAHEIMYGINTGIGEFSEIVLNDEQVQEFQKYLIYNHAAGIGEPAPIEYVRGAMAGRINVHAHGNSGCRPEITETLVALLNAGVTPVVCQKGSVGACGDLAPMSQVALLMMGEGEAWYKGERLPSRVAMERAGIPIPGLHARDGLATINGSNLLTAMSAIHLYDMNRLLKQAEIATAMSLEGLLANLKPYDTRLHELRGFAGAVRSAAAIRKCIEGSDLQTGKIKTKVQDAYSMRSTPQVIGAAHDAIAHAWKQVEIELNGVGDNPIFLPESNLTLTGANFQGTPVALPMDMAGAAMTMVCVLSERRLNRLLNPALSVGLPAFLTKGAGMFSGLMLSQYTADSLIVEQRILSAPASIQSIPAAADQEDFVSMGMNTAIKNAQIVDNACGVLGIEFIAAAQALDFRDFTPGLGVRAAKAIVRRHVAHLDTDRPLYPDHTTMQHVVRSCEILDAVEAAVGSLG